Proteins encoded by one window of Cyanobium sp. NS01:
- the plsY gene encoding glycerol-3-phosphate 1-O-acyltransferase PlsY yields MTLPLALPLLLAGYLLGSLPSGYLAARWLKGIDIRREGSGSTGATNVLRVVGKGPALAVFLIDVLKGTAAVLLAKAVLEPLGQPLGPAAWAIDSWVVACGLAALAGHSWPVWLGWRGGKAVATALGMLLGLAWPVGLASFGVFLAVLSLSRIVSLSSVLAAVALPLLMLGWFQGQGAGLRWPYLLLALLTSALVIWRHRSNLGRLLAGTEPRLGSRPAGS; encoded by the coding sequence TGCCCCTTGCCCTGCCCCTGCTGCTCGCGGGCTACCTGCTGGGCTCCCTCCCCAGTGGCTACCTGGCCGCTCGCTGGCTGAAGGGCATCGACATCCGCCGCGAGGGCTCCGGCTCCACCGGCGCCACCAACGTGCTGCGGGTGGTGGGCAAGGGCCCGGCCCTGGCGGTGTTCCTGATCGACGTGCTCAAGGGCACGGCGGCGGTGCTGCTCGCCAAGGCCGTGCTGGAGCCCCTGGGCCAGCCCCTGGGGCCCGCCGCCTGGGCCATCGACAGCTGGGTGGTGGCCTGCGGCCTGGCGGCCCTGGCGGGGCACAGCTGGCCCGTGTGGCTGGGCTGGCGCGGCGGCAAGGCGGTGGCCACGGCCCTCGGCATGCTGCTCGGCCTGGCCTGGCCGGTGGGCCTGGCCAGCTTCGGGGTGTTTCTCGCCGTGCTCAGCCTCAGCCGCATCGTGTCGCTCTCCAGCGTGCTGGCCGCCGTGGCCCTGCCGCTGCTGATGCTGGGCTGGTTCCAGGGCCAGGGGGCCGGTCTGCGCTGGCCCTACCTGCTGCTGGCCCTGCTCACCAGTGCCCTGGTGATCTGGCGCCATCGCAGCAACCTGGGCCGCCTGCTGGCCGGCACCGAACCGCGCCTCGGCAGCAGGCCCGCTGGCTCCTGA
- the proC gene encoding pyrroline-5-carboxylate reductase produces MPLASGSLLPSLGVVGFGTMARALVLPLLEAGLLEAPGLKAVVASQASAARLQERHGLAVGTDPAAAWAAPVLLLAVKPQQLEAVAATAPPGASGLLISVLAGVKLERLQRLFPSWRCVRAVPNTPCQVGCGLTGLALAPELEEPERALVRQLFARVGEVHELPEVQLDAFLALTSSGPAFVALVAESLADGAVAAGLPRALAHHLAQRTLAGSAALLEQQELHPAQLKDLVSSPGGTTIAGLRQLERGGLRSALIEAVLAAAQRSRELG; encoded by the coding sequence GTGCCGCTTGCTTCCGGTTCCCTGCTCCCCAGCCTCGGCGTGGTGGGATTCGGCACCATGGCGCGTGCCCTGGTGCTCCCCCTGCTGGAGGCAGGGCTGCTGGAGGCCCCGGGCCTGAAGGCGGTGGTGGCCAGCCAGGCTTCCGCCGCCCGCCTGCAGGAGCGCCATGGCCTGGCGGTGGGCACCGATCCGGCGGCGGCCTGGGCGGCACCGGTGCTGCTGCTGGCCGTGAAACCCCAGCAGCTTGAGGCCGTGGCGGCCACGGCTCCGCCCGGGGCCTCGGGGCTGTTGATCTCGGTGCTGGCCGGCGTGAAGCTGGAGCGGCTGCAGCGCCTGTTCCCGAGCTGGCGCTGTGTGCGGGCCGTGCCCAACACCCCCTGCCAGGTGGGCTGTGGGCTCACGGGCCTGGCCCTGGCCCCCGAGCTGGAAGAGCCGGAGCGGGCGTTGGTGCGGCAGTTGTTTGCCCGGGTGGGGGAGGTGCATGAGCTGCCCGAAGTTCAGCTCGATGCCTTCCTGGCCCTCACCTCCTCCGGGCCGGCCTTCGTGGCTCTGGTGGCGGAATCCCTGGCGGATGGGGCCGTGGCCGCCGGCCTGCCCAGGGCCCTGGCCCACCACCTGGCCCAGCGCACCCTGGCGGGCAGCGCCGCCCTGCTGGAGCAGCAGGAGCTCCACCCAGCCCAGCTCAAGGACCTGGTGAGTTCACCGGGCGGCACCACCATCGCCGGCCTGCGCCAGCTGGAGCGCGGCGGGCTGCGCTCAGCCCTGATCGAGGCGGTGCTGGCGGCGGCGCAGCGCAGCCGCGAGCTGGGCTGA